The following proteins come from a genomic window of Malus domestica chromosome 02, GDT2T_hap1:
- the LOC103444779 gene encoding uncharacterized protein isoform X1, which yields MFGLQHILKRVVDHPICLLQRLLKKIKQYGNGSSSGFRGDVLSKVFGAERHGRARGVGGGVPPTKLGIFSQQKLRNHQMDEKVHNLTNQVRALTELVHLFMKNQGNDLPSEASPDTQVAAPEAHVDTVARTETRLSQCATNESWWRGYF from the exons ATGTTTGGATTGCAGCACATACTAAAAAGGGTGGTGGACCATCCAATTTGCTTGCTGCAGAGACTATT GAAAAAAATTAAGCAATATGGAAATGGATCATCATCTGGTTTTCGAGGTGACGTTCTTTCCAAAGTTTTTGGTGCTGAGCGACATGGTCGTGCAAGAGGAGTTGGAGGTGGTGTTCCTCCTACAAAGCTTGGAATATTTTCACAACAAAAATTGCGTAATCACCAAATGGATGAAAAGGTGCACAATTTAACTAATCAGGTCAGAGCACTGACAGAATTGGTGCATCTTTTTATGAAAAATCAG GGTAATGATCTACCAAGTGAGGCATCTCCTGACACACAGGTTGCAGCTCCTGAGGCACATGTTGATACTGTCGCAAGAACTGAAACTCGTCTTTCCCAATGCGCAACAAATGAATCGTGGTGGCGAG GTTATTTCTGA
- the LOC103444779 gene encoding uncharacterized protein isoform X2 encodes MFGLQHILKRVVDHPICLLQRLLKKIKQYGNGSSSGFRGDVLSKVFGAERHGRARGVGGGVPPTKLGIFSQQKLRNHQMDEKGNDLPSEASPDTQVAAPEAHVDTVARTETRLSQCATNESWWRGYF; translated from the exons ATGTTTGGATTGCAGCACATACTAAAAAGGGTGGTGGACCATCCAATTTGCTTGCTGCAGAGACTATT GAAAAAAATTAAGCAATATGGAAATGGATCATCATCTGGTTTTCGAGGTGACGTTCTTTCCAAAGTTTTTGGTGCTGAGCGACATGGTCGTGCAAGAGGAGTTGGAGGTGGTGTTCCTCCTACAAAGCTTGGAATATTTTCACAACAAAAATTGCGTAATCACCAAATGGATGAAAAG GGTAATGATCTACCAAGTGAGGCATCTCCTGACACACAGGTTGCAGCTCCTGAGGCACATGTTGATACTGTCGCAAGAACTGAAACTCGTCTTTCCCAATGCGCAACAAATGAATCGTGGTGGCGAG GTTATTTCTGA
- the LOC103440370 gene encoding LOW QUALITY PROTEIN: protein ORANGE-LIKE, chloroplastic (The sequence of the model RefSeq protein was modified relative to this genomic sequence to represent the inferred CDS: substituted 1 base at 1 genomic stop codon): protein MQLQEIXDNIRSRHNKIFLLMEELRRLRVQQRIKMARDMDEACEEESNEMPDIPSTIPFLPHMTPKTLKQLYLTSLSMISSVIVFGGLIAPSLELKLGIGGTSYEDFIRSMHLPLQLSQVDPIVASFSGGAVGVISALMLIEANNVEQQEKKRCKYCHGTGYLACARCSASGVCLNINPISASSASDQPLRVPTTERCPNCSGAGKVMCPTCLCTGMMMASEHDPRIDPFD from the coding sequence ATGCAACTACAGGAAATTTAGGACAACATAAGAAGCCGGCACAACAAGATTTTTCTTCTCATGGAAGAGCTAAGGAGATTGCGGGTGCAGCAACGGATAAAGATGGCGAGAGATATGGATGAGGCTTGTGAGGAAGAGTCAAATGAGATGCCTGACATTCCATCCACTATCCCTTTTCTCCCTCATATGACACCAAAGACGTTGAAGCAGCTCTACCTCACAAGCTTATCTATGATATCTAGTGTAATTGTATTTGGGGGTCTCATTGCGCCATCGTTGGAACTAAAATTAGGTATAGGAGGTACCTCGTATGAAGATTTCATTCGTAGCATGCATCTGCCTTTACAATTAAGTCAGGTTGATCCTATTGTGGCATCCTTCTCCGGTGGGGCAGTGGGTGTCATTTCAGCATTGATGTTGATTGAAGCTAATAATGTTGAGCagcaagagaagaaaaggtgcaaATATTGCCATGGAACTGGGTACTTGGCCTGTGCTAGATGTTCTGCAAGTGGAGTGTGCTTGAACATCAATCCTATATCAGCATCTAGTGCATCAGACCAACCTTTGCGAGTGCCCACAACTGAGAGGTGCCCAAATTGCTCTGGTGCTGGAAAGGTCATGTGCCCGACATGCCTGTGCACTGGGATGATGATGGCAAGCGAGCATGACCCGCGGATTGATCCATTTGACTAA